One Pyrofollis japonicus DNA window includes the following coding sequences:
- a CDS encoding phosphoribosyltransferase produces the protein MVEYGHPEPIKFKPITWKDVEEHCVRIAEEVRTRVKHVDIIVGVLRGGWIPARLLSDYLGVAEMGALEVKFYRSIGETAERPVVTQPLIVDIRDKVVLIVDDVADTGKTLNIAVNFLNHYGPKKILTAALYLKPWSMHRPDFYAEETDAWIIFPWDKAETIEELITRKGYSAEEVARITGDNVEFIRRILRARKAL, from the coding sequence ATGGTTGAATATGGTCATCCTGAACCTATTAAGTTTAAGCCGATTACATGGAAAGACGTTGAAGAACACTGTGTAAGAATAGCTGAAGAAGTAAGAACTCGCGTCAAGCACGTTGATATAATAGTTGGTGTTCTTAGAGGAGGGTGGATACCTGCAAGACTGCTTTCCGACTACTTAGGCGTAGCCGAGATGGGAGCCCTTGAGGTTAAGTTTTATCGCTCAATCGGCGAGACTGCTGAGAGACCAGTAGTTACGCAGCCACTTATAGTTGATATACGTGACAAGGTTGTACTAATAGTAGATGACGTAGCCGATACGGGTAAAACACTAAACATTGCAGTAAACTTCCTTAATCATTACGGTCCTAAGAAGATTTTGACTGCAGCACTTTACCTAAAACCATGGTCTATGCATCGCCCAGATTTTTATGCTGAGGAAACAGATGCCTGGATTATATTCCCGTGGGACAAGGCAGAAACTATTGAAGAACTTATAACTAGGAAGGGGTATAGCGCTGAAGAAGTTGCTAGAATAACAGGTGACAATGTTGAGTTTATCAGGAGAATACTCAGGGCGAGGAAAGCTCTATAG
- a CDS encoding 30S ribosomal protein S17e: MGKVRIGLVKRTARRLVAMYPDLFTDDFEHNKKVVARLVETGSKKLRNQIAGYVTRLIRLYKRTGRLQMLLEQQRAEEIRESLLAQAPIEQKEGAVTTEAVTKALEEEKRTSGEE; this comes from the coding sequence TTGGGCAAAGTACGAATAGGCCTAGTTAAAAGAACGGCGAGACGACTAGTAGCTATGTACCCAGACCTATTCACTGACGACTTTGAGCATAACAAGAAGGTTGTCGCCAGACTCGTTGAAACAGGGTCAAAGAAGCTGCGAAACCAAATCGCTGGCTATGTTACAAGGCTTATAAGGCTCTATAAGAGAACCGGAAGGTTACAAATGCTACTTGAGCAACAAAGAGCAGAAGAAATACGTGAGTCACTACTCGCACAAGCCCCTATAGAGCAGAAGGAGGGAGCTGTAACTACTGAAGCTGTAACAAAAGCCCTTGAGGAGGAAAAGAGAACAAGCGGAGAAGAGTAA